A genome region from bacterium includes the following:
- a CDS encoding 5-formyltetrahydrofolate cyclo-ligase has product MTKDAIRHKVWTRVTAAGVVRFPGAYGRVPNFIGADRAAKLLSQLTIWKRAKALKVDLGAPQHALRRAALADGKILYIAIPGLRSERCFLEVDPARLQGNAWRAASLRGALAHGRPVAPHELHPIDLVLVGSVAVSRQGARVGRGSGSADLEYALLRRAGKVREYTPIVTTVHPLQVIEDRIAMRAHDIPVDFLITPDQVVAAPSLYPRPRGILWDLLPDERIRAIPALRKGRREGRGSLTPGQV; this is encoded by the coding sequence ATGACGAAGGACGCCATCCGCCACAAGGTGTGGACGCGGGTGACCGCCGCGGGCGTGGTGCGGTTTCCCGGCGCCTATGGTCGCGTCCCCAACTTCATCGGCGCCGATCGGGCCGCCAAGCTGCTGAGCCAACTGACGATCTGGAAGCGCGCCAAGGCGCTCAAGGTCGATCTCGGCGCGCCGCAGCACGCCTTGCGTCGCGCCGCGCTGGCCGACGGGAAGATCCTGTACATCGCGATTCCTGGCCTGCGCAGCGAGCGCTGCTTCCTCGAGGTCGATCCGGCGCGGCTGCAGGGGAACGCGTGGCGGGCGGCGAGCCTGCGCGGCGCGCTCGCCCATGGCCGGCCGGTGGCCCCGCACGAGCTGCACCCGATCGATCTCGTGCTGGTCGGCTCGGTGGCGGTCTCGCGCCAGGGCGCGCGGGTCGGCCGCGGCTCGGGCAGTGCCGACCTCGAGTACGCGCTGCTCCGTCGCGCCGGCAAGGTGCGCGAGTACACGCCGATCGTCACCACGGTGCATCCGCTGCAGGTGATCGAGGACCGGATCGCGATGCGGGCGCACGACATCCCGGTCGACTTCCTGATCACCCCGGACCAGGTCGTGGCGGCGCCGAGCCTCTATCCCCGCCCGCGCGGCATCCTGTGGGACCTGCTGCCCGACGAGCGCATCCGAGCGATTCCGGCGCTGCGCAAGGGACGGCGGGAGGGCCGCGGCTCACTCACCCCCGGACAGGTCTGA
- a CDS encoding helix-turn-helix transcriptional regulator, with protein MDDNMSDFIRHLRRQLGMTQEEFAHSLGITVGTVNRWENGRFRPSKLARATILEFARRHGVAFQGEAEAPELGSGDGDKPMH; from the coding sequence ATGGACGACAACATGAGCGATTTCATCCGCCATCTACGCCGCCAGCTCGGGATGACCCAGGAAGAGTTCGCGCATTCGCTCGGCATCACTGTGGGCACGGTGAACCGGTGGGAGAACGGGCGCTTTCGGCCCAGCAAGCTCGCGCGCGCGACGATCCTCGAATTCGCCCGCCGACACGGGGTCGCCTTCCAGGGGGAGGCGGAAGCGCCCGAGCTCGGAAGCGGCGACGGCGACAAGCCGATGCACTGA
- a CDS encoding response regulator: MAAKRILVVEDNLDNRRILVYRLKRIGEFEIVEASNGEEALAIVQTPPTPDLIFMDLKMPVMDGWEATKKIRQLEVGRAIPIIALTAQAMAGDEQKALAAGCDDYLAKPIVDLSVVRTKMDRLLSRGQ, translated from the coding sequence ATGGCGGCAAAGCGGATCTTGGTGGTCGAGGACAATCTCGATAATCGGCGCATCCTCGTCTACCGCCTCAAGCGGATCGGGGAGTTCGAGATCGTCGAAGCGAGCAACGGCGAGGAGGCATTGGCGATCGTGCAGACGCCTCCCACACCGGATCTCATCTTCATGGACTTGAAGATGCCGGTCATGGATGGGTGGGAGGCGACGAAGAAGATCCGGCAGCTCGAGGTGGGAAGGGCGATTCCGATCATCGCGCTGACCGCGCAGGCGATGGCGGGGGATGAGCAGAAGGCCCTGGCCGCGGGTTGCGACGATTATCTCGCGAAGCCGATCGTCGACCTCAGCGTCGTCCGCACCAAGATGGACCGGCTGTTGAGTCGGGGGCAGTGA
- a CDS encoding DNA-processing protein DprA translates to MAIAPDAALALLTIAELPRVGERRLQRLREHAERRRLPLALLADLPTATLREELALPWAAIRRLRDERVHHATRCAALAAALADAGVRLCPLGDPQYPPGWARCGAPPPPLAYLHGDPGLLRRPIVALLHSRLVDATTVTGTLRLARAVAAAGCALAVGGMKTTHRVAAAAARNLGAPRLIVLDRGLLAAFGGHLDRDPFGLGPRRAPFDPTGTLVLSSFRPDDHAVPRSGRRRDALIAALADLVVAVHARPGGEIERVCHAALARGQRVAVWRAHNRGLVAAGGLALDEPGLATALAALVRPASARRR, encoded by the coding sequence GTGGCCATCGCGCCCGACGCCGCCCTCGCCCTGCTGACCATCGCCGAGTTGCCGCGCGTCGGCGAGCGGCGCCTGCAACGCCTGCGCGAACACGCCGAACGCCGCCGCCTGCCCCTCGCCCTTCTCGCCGATCTGCCGACCGCCACCCTGCGCGAGGAATTGGCGCTGCCCTGGGCCGCCATCCGCCGCCTGCGCGACGAACGCGTCCACCACGCCACGCGTTGCGCCGCGCTCGCTGCGGCGCTCGCCGACGCCGGCGTCCGCCTCTGCCCGCTCGGCGATCCACAGTATCCGCCCGGGTGGGCGCGATGCGGGGCACCGCCTCCGCCCCTCGCCTACCTGCACGGCGATCCCGGCCTGCTGCGCCGGCCGATCGTCGCCCTGCTCCATTCGCGCCTGGTCGACGCAACGACGGTCACCGGCACGCTGCGGCTGGCGCGGGCGGTGGCGGCGGCGGGCTGCGCGCTGGCCGTCGGCGGCATGAAGACCACCCATCGAGTCGCCGCCGCCGCCGCGCGCAACCTCGGCGCGCCGCGCCTCATCGTCCTCGACCGCGGCCTGTTGGCCGCGTTCGGCGGCCACCTCGATCGCGATCCCTTCGGTCTCGGACCGCGGCGGGCACCGTTCGATCCGACCGGCACGCTGGTGCTCTCGTCGTTCCGTCCCGACGACCACGCCGTGCCGCGCTCCGGCCGCCGCCGCGATGCGCTGATCGCCGCGCTGGCCGACCTCGTGGTCGCGGTGCACGCCCGTCCCGGTGGCGAGATCGAGCGCGTCTGTCACGCCGCCCTGGCACGCGGTCAGCGGGTGGCGGTCTGGCGCGCGCACAATCGGGGCCTGGTCGCCGCCGGCGGCCTGGCACTCGACGAGCCGGGGCTCGCCACCGCGCTGGCAGCACTCGTCAGGCCGGCATCAGCTCGGCGACGGTGA
- a CDS encoding metallophosphoesterase: protein MRWIAQARAAIARRFFRSFFTLLLLAVSAAQWAVAAWVLALGAGLAPGWPAHLAGVGGVYLLNRRLTLAGRPWRGAPVFRFYTATAFVSLFCAAFLAAAWIAFAALDGALGVLSAQAIGAAGQTAVQAGVGDAFRWTASMGMAGIALLMGYGYIAGQHELRVQRQAVPVRGLRRPLTVAQISDIHIGQNLTMAQLERFVRLVNDTAPDLICITGDIADSPLADLDAFLPILGGLRARYGVCAILGNHDHGTGADRVVAALRRWTTFRVLRDAAVTLDCDGAPLHVIGLDDRGRDWARGIRSDARLAELLDAAPADVPALLLVHRPDLFEQAAAAGVPLTLSGHTHGGQLAIPWFGGRHRNLAEFVTAFDRGLYRRGDAHLYVNCGLGVTGQRIRLFTPREITVAELMPA, encoded by the coding sequence ATGCGATGGATTGCCCAGGCGCGCGCCGCGATCGCGCGGCGCTTCTTCCGCTCCTTCTTCACGCTGCTTCTGCTGGCGGTGAGCGCCGCCCAGTGGGCGGTTGCGGCGTGGGTTCTCGCGCTCGGCGCCGGCCTGGCGCCGGGGTGGCCCGCGCACCTGGCCGGTGTCGGCGGCGTGTACCTCCTCAATCGCCGCCTGACCCTCGCCGGCCGCCCCTGGCGCGGCGCGCCGGTGTTCCGCTTCTACACCGCCACCGCCTTCGTCTCGCTGTTCTGCGCCGCCTTTCTCGCCGCGGCCTGGATCGCGTTCGCGGCCCTCGACGGCGCGCTCGGGGTGCTGAGCGCACAGGCGATCGGCGCCGCGGGCCAGACGGCGGTGCAGGCGGGGGTTGGCGATGCGTTCCGCTGGACGGCGTCGATGGGCATGGCCGGGATCGCGCTGCTGATGGGCTATGGCTACATCGCCGGCCAGCACGAGCTCCGCGTGCAGCGCCAGGCGGTGCCGGTGCGCGGGTTGCGCCGGCCGCTGACCGTCGCGCAGATCAGCGACATCCACATCGGGCAGAATCTGACCATGGCGCAGCTCGAGCGCTTCGTCCGATTGGTCAACGACACCGCGCCCGACCTGATATGCATCACCGGCGATATCGCCGACTCGCCACTGGCCGATCTCGACGCCTTCTTGCCGATCCTGGGCGGGCTGCGAGCCCGCTACGGCGTCTGTGCGATTCTCGGCAACCATGACCACGGCACCGGCGCCGATCGGGTGGTGGCGGCGCTGCGCCGCTGGACGACCTTCCGCGTGCTGCGCGACGCGGCCGTGACGCTCGATTGCGATGGCGCGCCCCTGCACGTGATCGGCCTCGACGATCGCGGGCGCGATTGGGCGCGCGGCATCCGATCGGATGCGCGCCTGGCGGAGTTGCTCGACGCGGCGCCGGCGGACGTGCCGGCGCTGCTGCTCGTCCACCGTCCCGACCTCTTCGAGCAGGCCGCGGCGGCGGGCGTGCCGCTGACCCTGTCGGGGCACACCCACGGTGGCCAATTGGCGATTCCCTGGTTCGGCGGCAGGCACCGCAATCTCGCCGAGTTCGTCACCGCCTTCGATCGCGGGCTCTACCGGCGCGGCGACGCGCACCTGTACGTGAACTGCGGTCTCGGGGTCACCGGCCAGCGGATCCGGCTGTTCACGCCGCGCGAGATCACCGTCGCCGAGCTGATGCCGGCCTGA
- a CDS encoding acyl--CoA ligase, translating to MDSIGHRLKALAAAHGSRAALRTAGGLVSFAELAADARRVAAALTALGVGKGTRVGILMPNRPDWLRCAFGAWRLGAIVVPINTLYRGPELGEALRHADVAVLITVGHFLRHHYIRLLLDLCPDLADHAPPLRSESLPCLRHVVCDGEQLPRGVVAWEDFLASGDPRSTPWSAAVLDAVEATDDAAIFFTSGSTATPKGVVHTHASMLVGADNVADRLGLTADDVTYGYLPFFFNGGLVGVTLATLSRGGSLLLQEVFDAEETLRLLEQHRCTTLFAWPHQAEALIRHPHFDRSRLCLRKGPGANTKWAAALLQPDHQAVGSWGMSETGPMATCSRFDEPLEDRAGAHGRPMPGLELRVVDAESGAPLPPGQEGEIILRGPSLLRTYYKREPRTCFDGEGFFHSGDCGRLDAQGRLHFVGRLRDVIKTAGVNVAAAEVEAALLRHPGVKVAHVVPVPHPSRGENIAAFVVRRDAACTAADVQAHCRATLASYKVPRHVFFVGEEELPTLGSGKVDRQRLRAVASELARDATE from the coding sequence ATGGACAGCATCGGACACAGATTGAAGGCGCTGGCCGCCGCGCACGGCAGCCGCGCGGCGCTGCGCACCGCCGGCGGCCTGGTCTCGTTCGCCGAGCTCGCGGCCGACGCGCGCCGCGTCGCCGCCGCGCTCACCGCTCTCGGCGTCGGCAAGGGCACGCGCGTGGGCATCCTCATGCCGAACCGGCCCGACTGGCTGCGCTGCGCGTTCGGCGCCTGGCGCCTGGGCGCGATCGTGGTGCCGATCAACACCCTCTACCGCGGCCCGGAGCTCGGCGAGGCGCTGCGCCACGCCGACGTCGCGGTATTGATCACCGTCGGCCACTTCCTCCGCCACCACTACATCCGGCTCCTGCTCGACCTCTGCCCCGACCTCGCCGATCACGCCCCGCCGCTGCGCAGCGAGTCGCTGCCGTGCCTGCGGCACGTCGTCTGCGACGGCGAGCAACTGCCGCGCGGCGTGGTGGCGTGGGAGGACTTCCTGGCCAGCGGCGATCCGCGCTCCACGCCGTGGAGCGCGGCCGTCCTCGACGCCGTGGAGGCGACCGACGACGCGGCGATCTTCTTCACCTCCGGCAGCACCGCGACGCCGAAGGGCGTCGTGCACACGCACGCCAGCATGCTCGTCGGCGCCGACAATGTCGCCGACCGCCTCGGCCTCACCGCCGACGACGTCACCTACGGCTACCTCCCCTTCTTCTTCAACGGCGGCCTGGTCGGCGTCACGCTGGCGACCCTGTCGCGCGGCGGCTCGCTGCTGCTGCAGGAGGTGTTCGACGCCGAGGAGACCCTCCGCCTGCTCGAACAGCACCGCTGCACGACGCTGTTCGCCTGGCCGCACCAGGCCGAGGCTCTGATCCGCCACCCGCATTTCGACCGCTCGCGCCTCTGCCTGCGCAAGGGTCCCGGCGCCAACACGAAATGGGCCGCCGCGCTCCTGCAGCCGGACCACCAGGCGGTCGGCAGTTGGGGCATGAGCGAGACCGGTCCCATGGCCACCTGCAGTCGCTTCGACGAGCCGCTCGAGGACCGCGCCGGCGCGCACGGCCGGCCGATGCCCGGCCTCGAATTGCGCGTCGTCGATGCGGAGAGCGGCGCGCCGCTGCCGCCGGGACAGGAGGGCGAGATCATCCTGCGCGGCCCGAGCTTGCTGCGCACCTACTACAAGCGCGAGCCGCGCACCTGCTTCGACGGCGAGGGGTTCTTCCACAGCGGGGACTGCGGCCGCCTCGATGCGCAGGGAAGGCTGCACTTCGTCGGCCGCCTGCGCGACGTCATCAAGACGGCCGGGGTGAACGTCGCCGCCGCGGAGGTGGAAGCCGCGCTGCTCCGCCACCCCGGCGTCAAGGTCGCCCATGTCGTGCCGGTGCCGCACCCGAGCCGGGGCGAGAACATCGCCGCGTTCGTGGTGCGGCGCGACGCCGCATGCACCGCCGCGGATGTGCAGGCGCACTGTCGCGCCACGCTCGCCAGCTACAAGGTGCCGCGCCACGTCTTCTTCGTCGGCGAGGAGGAGCTGCCGACCCTGGGCAGCGGCAAGGTCGATCGGCAGCGCCTGCGGGCGGTCGCGAGCGAGCTGGCGCGCGACGCGACGGAGTGA
- a CDS encoding MaoC family dehydratase: MQHVWGRYFEDFTVGEVITHWPGRTIRDADDTWFTLLTMNTNPIHFDDHFASQSQHGRCLVNGTLVFSIVVGMSVRDISQTAIANLEYELVRHLGPTFHGDTLYAESEILATTPSSKGDRGVLHVETRAWNQKREPVLSLRRKVLLPRRPAP, from the coding sequence ATGCAACACGTGTGGGGACGGTACTTCGAGGACTTCACGGTCGGCGAGGTGATCACGCACTGGCCGGGGCGGACGATCCGCGATGCCGACGATACGTGGTTCACGCTGCTGACGATGAACACCAACCCGATCCACTTCGACGACCACTTCGCCAGCCAGTCGCAGCACGGGCGCTGTCTGGTGAACGGCACCCTGGTGTTCTCGATCGTCGTCGGCATGTCGGTGCGCGACATCAGCCAGACGGCGATCGCCAATCTCGAGTACGAGCTCGTTCGCCACCTCGGTCCGACGTTCCACGGCGACACGCTGTACGCCGAGTCCGAGATCCTGGCGACCACCCCCTCGTCGAAGGGCGATCGCGGCGTGCTGCACGTCGAGACCCGCGCCTGGAACCAGAAGCGGGAGCCGGTGCTGTCGCTGCGTCGCAAAGTCCTGTTGCCGCGCCGCCCGGCGCCGTGA
- a CDS encoding SDR family oxidoreductase translates to MGNRLKDKVAVVTGAGRGIGRGIAMLMAAEGAAVVVNDLGVSLDGQGRDTSAADETVAAIEAAGGAAVANDDSVADFRAAAAIIDRAVAAFGRIDILVNNAGILRDRMIFNMSEDDFDAVIAVHLKGTFNCSRHAAVRMREQGSGRIISMSSTSGLYGNPGQANYGAAKDGIAGFTRVISRDLGRYGITANAIAPAASTRMTAAVSDSARQARAKAGIASMGAEARQLLPRPQREPEDVAPFATYLATDAAANINGQIFVVMGGIISLVNYPAPVRTITKATRWRPEEVAALFPSTLGMDLFNPAPAQAPTA, encoded by the coding sequence ATGGGCAATCGACTGAAGGACAAGGTGGCCGTCGTCACCGGCGCGGGCCGCGGCATCGGCCGCGGCATCGCCATGTTGATGGCCGCGGAGGGCGCGGCCGTGGTGGTGAACGACCTCGGCGTCAGCCTGGACGGGCAGGGCCGGGACACCTCGGCGGCGGACGAGACCGTCGCCGCCATCGAGGCCGCCGGCGGCGCCGCGGTCGCCAACGACGACAGCGTCGCCGACTTCCGCGCCGCCGCGGCGATCATCGACCGCGCGGTGGCGGCGTTCGGGCGCATCGACATCCTGGTCAACAACGCCGGCATCCTGCGCGACCGCATGATCTTCAACATGAGCGAGGACGACTTCGACGCCGTCATCGCCGTCCATCTGAAGGGCACCTTCAACTGCAGCCGCCACGCCGCCGTCCGCATGCGCGAGCAGGGGAGCGGGCGCATCATCAGCATGTCGTCGACCTCCGGCCTCTACGGCAATCCCGGGCAGGCCAACTACGGCGCGGCCAAGGACGGCATCGCCGGCTTCACGCGCGTCATCTCGCGCGACCTCGGCCGCTACGGCATCACGGCGAACGCCATCGCGCCGGCGGCGTCGACGCGCATGACCGCCGCGGTGAGCGACAGCGCGCGCCAGGCGCGCGCCAAGGCCGGCATCGCCAGCATGGGCGCCGAGGCGCGGCAGCTCCTGCCGCGGCCGCAGCGCGAGCCGGAGGACGTGGCCCCCTTCGCCACCTACCTGGCGACCGACGCCGCGGCCAACATCAACGGCCAGATCTTCGTCGTCATGGGCGGCATCATCTCGCTGGTCAACTATCCCGCGCCGGTGCGCACCATCACCAAGGCGACGCGCTGGCGACCCGAGGAGGTGGCGGCGTTGTTTCCCTCGACCCTCGGCATGGACCTGTTCAACCCGGCGCCGGCACAGGCGCCCACGGCGTGA
- a CDS encoding SDR family oxidoreductase: MLRGRVAVVTGAGRGIGRGVALELADQGAQVVVNDYGVSLDGREPTSEPAEAVVAEIRAAGGEAVANASSVAEWGSAKTIIDQAVERFGRLDILVTCAGFLRDRMVFNMNEEEWDAVVGVHLKGTFNCVRHAAPLMRAQRGGRLITFSSGAGMFGNPGQANYGAAKAGISGLTKVVARDLGRYGVTANSICPVAATRMTMTEATLKAREIRKQQGIVREESALRQLENLKPEDVAPLVAFLASDFAANVNGQMFLCAGTSYSLLSLPRAEKTLYKEGRWTLDELDALVPQTLTEGLLNPAPPRAKTGA; this comes from the coding sequence ATGTTGCGCGGCAGGGTGGCCGTCGTCACCGGCGCCGGCCGCGGCATCGGGCGCGGCGTCGCGCTCGAGCTGGCGGACCAGGGCGCACAGGTGGTGGTGAACGACTACGGCGTCAGCCTCGACGGCCGCGAGCCGACCAGCGAGCCGGCGGAGGCGGTGGTGGCGGAGATCCGCGCCGCCGGCGGTGAGGCCGTCGCCAACGCGTCGTCGGTCGCCGAGTGGGGGAGTGCCAAGACGATCATCGATCAGGCGGTGGAGCGCTTCGGCCGCCTCGACATCCTCGTCACCTGCGCCGGGTTCCTGCGCGATCGCATGGTCTTCAACATGAACGAGGAGGAGTGGGACGCGGTGGTCGGCGTCCACCTCAAGGGGACCTTCAACTGCGTCCGCCACGCCGCGCCGCTGATGCGCGCGCAGCGCGGCGGCCGGCTGATCACCTTCTCGTCGGGGGCCGGCATGTTCGGCAATCCGGGGCAGGCGAACTACGGCGCCGCGAAGGCGGGGATCAGCGGCCTCACCAAGGTGGTGGCGCGCGACCTCGGACGCTACGGCGTCACCGCCAACAGCATCTGTCCGGTGGCGGCGACGCGGATGACGATGACCGAGGCGACGCTGAAGGCGCGCGAGATCCGCAAGCAGCAGGGCATCGTCCGCGAGGAATCGGCGCTGCGCCAGCTCGAGAACCTCAAGCCCGAGGACGTCGCGCCGCTGGTCGCCTTCCTCGCCAGCGACTTCGCCGCCAACGTCAACGGCCAGATGTTCCTCTGCGCCGGGACCTCGTACTCGCTGCTGTCGTTGCCGCGCGCCGAGAAGACGCTCTACAAGGAAGGCCGCTGGACGCTCGACGAGCTCGACGCGCTGGTGCCGCAGACGCTCACCGAGGGCCTGCTCAATCCGGCGCCGCCGAGGGCGAAGACGGGCGCGTGA
- a CDS encoding DUF3187 family protein, translating to MQRRGAGAVGIALAMFLASASSSSAAEFDFTPPVPTRNFAPLQLIFLNPPFERAATLPPGDFALLVSTAESNIIATSQGSIDATLKFEQNTTNFGARYGLCEDWELGLDLPFISRYGGFMDPMINWVEDLFGAQNPERSLFPDNTFGGYEVYRGDTVLFHGDEVTFQPGDLVMSVKHQFHLPRQWPRLAVRGAIKAPTGNPDQALGSGKPDFGIGGAADYSPWSRLMFYANLNLVYPVGPITAGDLTLNPIFTESFAAHLALSQRWSVMLHQATYTSPYHGTGASLLDGTVVELGFGIGFAWSERFNAQLLGIQNMSGVEQSADFTLMLAMQWRPWAIPTDLPPLAPLPPPPTLPPVGPRSP from the coding sequence ATGCAGCGGCGGGGGGCCGGAGCCGTCGGCATCGCGCTGGCTATGTTCCTCGCCAGCGCGTCGTCGTCGAGCGCGGCCGAGTTCGATTTCACGCCGCCGGTGCCGACGCGCAACTTCGCCCCGCTGCAACTGATCTTTCTCAACCCGCCATTCGAGCGCGCCGCCACCCTGCCGCCCGGCGACTTCGCCCTCCTCGTGTCCACCGCCGAGAGCAACATCATCGCCACCAGCCAGGGCTCGATCGACGCCACGCTGAAGTTCGAGCAGAACACGACGAACTTCGGCGCACGCTACGGATTGTGCGAGGATTGGGAGCTCGGGCTCGATCTGCCGTTCATCTCTCGATACGGCGGCTTCATGGACCCGATGATCAACTGGGTGGAGGACCTGTTCGGGGCGCAGAACCCGGAGCGCAGCCTCTTTCCCGACAACACCTTCGGCGGGTACGAAGTCTACCGCGGCGACACGGTGCTGTTCCATGGCGACGAGGTGACCTTCCAGCCCGGCGATCTGGTGATGTCGGTGAAGCACCAGTTCCACCTGCCGCGCCAATGGCCGCGTCTGGCGGTGCGCGGCGCCATCAAGGCGCCGACCGGGAACCCCGATCAGGCGTTGGGCAGCGGCAAGCCGGACTTCGGCATCGGCGGCGCCGCCGACTACAGCCCGTGGTCGCGGCTCATGTTCTACGCCAACCTCAACCTGGTCTATCCGGTCGGCCCGATCACTGCCGGCGATCTGACTCTCAATCCGATCTTCACCGAATCGTTCGCTGCCCACCTGGCGCTCTCGCAGCGCTGGTCGGTGATGTTGCACCAGGCGACCTACACCAGCCCCTACCACGGCACCGGCGCCAGTCTGCTCGACGGCACGGTGGTCGAGCTCGGTTTCGGCATCGGCTTCGCCTGGTCGGAGCGCTTCAATGCGCAACTCCTCGGCATCCAGAACATGAGTGGCGTCGAGCAGTCCGCCGACTTCACCCTGATGCTGGCGATGCAGTGGCGTCCGTGGGCGATTCCCACCGATCTGCCGCCGCTGGCCCCGCTTCCGCCGCCGCCGACGTTGCCGCCGGTCGGCCCGCGCTCACCTTGA
- a CDS encoding MGMT family protein has translation MAGRRPRAAAARTPKFARAVYALVRRVPRGRVVTYGQVAAILGHPRAARAVGTALANLPETLIRIVPWQRVINAAGGISARGDVHRPDQQRELLAMEGVAVRGGRVDLARFRWSGPRRERPVALRGELPLSAGRQPRRARRRRVKTPRS, from the coding sequence ATGGCGGGTCGGCGCCCGCGGGCCGCAGCGGCCCGCACGCCCAAGTTCGCGCGCGCCGTCTACGCGCTGGTGCGCCGGGTGCCACGCGGCCGCGTCGTCACCTACGGCCAAGTGGCGGCGATCCTCGGCCACCCACGCGCGGCGCGGGCGGTGGGGACGGCGCTGGCCAATCTCCCCGAGACGCTCATCCGCATCGTCCCCTGGCAGCGGGTCATCAACGCCGCCGGCGGCATCAGCGCCCGTGGCGACGTGCACCGGCCCGATCAGCAACGCGAGCTGCTGGCGATGGAGGGGGTGGCGGTGCGCGGCGGACGGGTCGACCTCGCCCGCTTCCGCTGGAGCGGCCCGCGCCGCGAGCGACCGGTGGCGCTGCGCGGCGAGCTGCCCCTGAGCGCCGGACGCCAGCCGCGTCGGGCGCGGCGACGCAGAGTCAAAACGCCGCGTTCCTGA
- a CDS encoding ABC transporter ATP-binding protein, giving the protein MIEVRELTKRYGHTTAVDRLSLSVGAGEIFGFLGPNGAGKTTTIRMMMGLLQPSGGSVELGGHDLHRQPLHAKALCGFVPDRPHVYEKLTGAEYLDFTADLYGVDEAAKQRRRERLLELFDLAEWRGELAESYSHGMKQRLVMAGALMHAPRILVVDEPTVGMDPRGARLLKRIFRDLAAAGATVFMSTHSLEVAEELCDRIGIIQRGHLIALGSVDELRAQAGRERHSTLEAVFLHLTGAEIDLAGGGDALPV; this is encoded by the coding sequence ATGATCGAAGTCAGGGAGCTCACGAAGCGCTACGGACACACCACGGCCGTCGATCGCCTCTCGCTCTCCGTCGGCGCCGGCGAGATCTTCGGCTTCCTCGGCCCCAATGGAGCCGGCAAGACCACCACCATCCGGATGATGATGGGCCTCCTGCAGCCGTCGGGCGGCAGCGTCGAGCTGGGCGGCCACGACCTGCACCGGCAGCCGCTGCACGCGAAAGCGCTCTGCGGCTTCGTCCCCGACCGGCCGCACGTGTACGAGAAGCTCACCGGCGCCGAGTATCTGGACTTCACCGCCGACCTGTACGGCGTGGACGAGGCGGCGAAACAGCGGCGGCGCGAGCGCCTGCTCGAGCTCTTCGATCTCGCCGAGTGGCGCGGCGAGCTCGCCGAGAGCTACTCCCACGGCATGAAGCAGCGCCTGGTGATGGCGGGGGCGCTGATGCACGCGCCGCGCATCCTGGTGGTCGACGAACCGACGGTGGGCATGGATCCGCGCGGCGCGCGGCTGCTGAAGCGGATCTTCCGCGACCTCGCCGCCGCCGGCGCGACGGTGTTCATGTCGACCCACAGCCTGGAGGTCGCGGAAGAGCTCTGCGACCGCATCGGCATCATCCAGCGCGGCCATCTGATCGCGCTCGGCTCGGTGGACGAGCTGCGCGCCCAGGCGGGCCGTGAGCGCCACTCGACGCTCGAGGCGGTCTTCCTGCACCTCACCGGCGCCGAGATCGATCTCGCCGGCGGCGGCGACGCCCTGCCCGTCTGA